In the Hordeum vulgare subsp. vulgare chromosome 7H, MorexV3_pseudomolecules_assembly, whole genome shotgun sequence genome, one interval contains:
- the LOC123410709 gene encoding GDSL esterase/lipase At5g45910-like, which yields MGSRGILVAAAFMAAALAILLPSAEAAYLRGGGPFDSIFAFGDSFTDTGNNPVVFGWYNIFDVVMRPPYGMTFFGGRPTGRNCNGRLIIDFIAQGLGLPLVPPYLSHKGSFRQGANFAVGSATALNSSFFHIGDPPGANPFPLNISLEVQLGWFEELKPYLCQTDQECKDFFGRSLFFVGEFGINDYQYSFGKKSMQEIRAFVPDLIQTISMGAQRVIEHGAKTLVVPGMIPSGCAPPVLVTFEDADASEYDATTGCLKEPNEIVKLHNSLLRDAVQKLRAEHPDVTIIHTDLFNHVMEMVKSPEKFGIKKDDALKVCCGGRGRYHYNLSVACGDEAATTCEDPSTHLFWDGVHLTEAAYHHIAQDWLNTIVSSLPTTASS from the exons ATGGGTAGTCGTGGAATATTGGTGGCGGCAGCCTTCATGGCGGCGGCGCTTGCCATTTTGCTCCCGTCGGCTGAGGCGGCCTACCTCCGCGGTGGCGGGCCGTTCGACTCCATCTTCGCCTTTGGTGACTCCTTCACGGACACTGGCAACAACCCCGTCGTCTTCGGCTGGTACAACATCTTTGACGTTGTGATGCGCCCTCCCTACGGCATGACCTTCTTCGGCGGTCGCCCCACTGGTCGCAACTGCAACGGCCGCCTCATCATAGACTTCATTG CTCAAGGCCTAGGCTTGCCTCTCGTGCCACCATACCTGTCGCACAAGGGGAGCTTCCGGCAGGGCGCCAACTTCGCTGTCGGCAGCGCCACAGCTCTCaactccagtttcttccacatcgGGGACCCTCCCGGTGCCAACCCGTTCCCCCTCAACATCAGCCTCGAAGTGCAGCTTGGCTGGTTCGAGGAGCTCAAGCCTTACTTGTGCCAAACGGACCAAG AGTGCAAGGATTTCTTTGGCAGATCACTCTTCTTCGTGGGTGAGTTCGGGATCAACGACTACCAATACTCGTTTGGGAAGAAGAGCATGCAAGAAATCAGAGCATTCGTGCCAGATCTCATCCAGACCATCTCCATGGGTGCCCAG AGAGTGATCGAGCATGGGGCCAAGACTCTTGTTGTCCCTGGCATGATCCCGTCTGGATGCGCGCCGCCGGTTCTCGTCACCTTCGAGGACGCCGATGCTTCGGAGTACGACGCCACCACCGGTTGTCTCAAGGAGCCCAACGAGATCGTGAAGCTCCACAACTCTCTGTTGCGAGACGCTGTCCAGAAGCTGCGGGCGGAGCACCCCGATGTGACCATCATCCACACCGACCTGTTCAACCACGTTATGGAGATGGTCAAGTCGCCTGAAAAATTCG GGATTAAAAAAGACGATGCTCTTAAAGTTTGCTGTGGAGGACGTGGGAGGTACCACTACAACCTCTCGGTCGCTTGTGGCGACGAAGCCGCGACGACGTGCGAGGATCCGTCCACTCATCTATTCTGGGATGGTGTCCACCTGACGGAGGCAGCTTACCACCACATTGCTCAAGATTGGCTCAACACCATAGTAAGCAGTCTGCCTACAACAGCTAGCTCTTAA